In Streptomyces sp. ML-6, the genomic stretch ACCGCGCGGTGGCGCTCAAGCGGCGGGACACCGCCGAGCTGCTCGCCGAGGAGCTGCGGCGTCTGGACCCGGACAACACGTACGCGGCGACGGTGCGGTTCGGCACGGAGAAGCTCGGCGGGGCGGCGGAGCCGGAGCAGGCCGAGCCCGTTCCCGCCGCTGCCCCGGCCGCCGCCCCGGCTCCGGCGAAGGCTCCGGCTCCGTCGAAGAAGTCGGCGGCCAAGAAGGCGGCGTCGAAGTGAGCACCCCGCAGCTCGTCGTGCACCGCGACAAGGAGCTGATGGCCCGGGCCGCCGCGGCCCGGCTGATCACCCGGGTCGTGGACGCCCAGGCCGCGCGCGGTCATGCCTCGGTGGTGCTGACCGGCGGGCGCAACGGCAACGGCCTGCTGGCCGCGCTCGCCGCCGCCCCCGCCCGGGACGCGATCGACTGGGCGCGGCTCGACCTGTGGTGGGGCGACGAGCGGTTCCTGCCGGAGGGCGACCCGGAGCGCAATGTCACGCAGGCCCGGGCGGCCTTGCTGGACTCGGTGCCGCTGGACCCGTCCCGGGTGCACGCGATGCCCGCGTCGGACGGCCCGTTCGGCAACGACGCCGACTCGGCGGCGGCCTGGTACGCCGCCGAACTGGCCGCGGCGGCCGGTCCGGAGGACCACGGTCCGGTGCCGACGTTCGACGTGCTGATGCTGGGCGTCGGCCCGGACACGCACGTGGCGTCGCTCTTCCCGGAGCTGCCCGCGGTCCGGGAGACCGAGCGCACCGTCGTCGGTGTGCACGGCGCCCCCAAGCCGCCGCCCACCCGCGTCTCGCTCACGCTGCCCGCGATCCGGGCGGCGCGCGAGGTGTGGCTGCTCGCGGCGGGCGAGGACAAGGCGGAGGCCGCGGAGATCGCGCTCTCGGGCGCCGGGGAGATCCAGGCCCCGGCGGCCGGTGCGTACGGGCGCGGCCGCACCCTGTGGCTGATGGACGCGGCGGCCGCCTCCCGGCTGCCGCGCGCCCTGTACCCGCCGGCCTCGGCCTGATCCCGGCGGTCGTCGACGGCCACCATCGGCCGAGGGCCCGGCACGCTCCGAGGGGCGCGCCGGGCCCTCGGCGTACGGGGCGTGCCGGGCGCGGGGTCAGCCGGTGGTGGGCGGGGTGCGTTCCAGGAAGGGTTCCAGCAGGCCCGGGACGGCCCCGGCGGCGAAGTCGAGGCCCTCGCTCGGGTCCACGTCGTGCGCCGTGTACGCGCCCGAGCCGGCGGCCGTCGTCGCGGTGACGCTCAGCACCCCGGCCCGCCGCTGGAAGTACGTCTGCCCGATCGTCCAGCCGATGACCCCGGCCCGTTCCAGCGCGGCGGTCGAGCGGCGCACCGTACCGGACCTGACCACCAGGTAGTCGCCGCTGACGGCGTGTCCGAGGCCGCGGTACGCGTCGCGGGCCAGGAGCAGCCCGACGGGCAGTCCGAGGACCGCGCAGGCGAGCGCGATCCAGAGCAGCACGGGGGTCAGCAGCGCGCCCAGCAGGGCCAGGACGGCCACCGGGACGAGCACCGCCCACAGCGCCCGGCGCAGCCGGCGGCCGCGGGCCGCCGCGGGGTGGCGGACGAGCGGGGCGCCGGTCGGGGACGTGGTCTCGCGCAGCACCTCGGCGGCCACCGTGTCGGCGAGGGACCGGGGTGCCGGGGGCAGCAAGGTGTTGTGGTCGCCGTGCTGCTCCTCGTCGTCCTTGGCCAGTCCGGTGGTGATCGCGTCGACCCGGGCCGCGCCGCACATCCGGACGCCGAGCGGTTCGACGAGGTCCACGCCGCGCAGCCGCCGCTCCTCGATGGATATCGACCGGGAGGTCAGCAGTCCCCGCCGGATGCGCAGGGTGCCGCCCGGTTCGCGTTCCAGCCGGTAGCCCCACCACATCTCGATCCACAGACCGAGCGCACCGACGGCGCCGACGAGCACCGCGCCGAGGACGAGGACCACGATCATGGCGGGCAGCGAGGTGTCACGGAAGCGGTCGCCGACCCAGGCGATCACCCGGCCCTGTGCCCCGAACCATTCGCTGACCTGCATCACCGCTCCGGCCGCCGCGCCGCCGAGCGCCGGGGCGACGAACGACACCGGGGCGTAGCGGATCCAGCGCGGGTCGAGGGCGACGAGTTCGCCCTCGCGGTGGGTGCCGGGGCCGTCGGTGGCCGCCCGTGCCAGCAGTTCGCGGCGGAGCCGTTCGCCCTCCGCGCCGGACACCGGGTCGAGCTCCAGGGTGGAGTCGCCGCCGGAGTGCTCCCCGGTGCCGATGCGGACGGTGACCAGGCCCAGGACCCGTTGCAGCGGATGGGCGGTGAGGTCGACGCTCCGGATCCGTTCGCGGGCCAGGGAACGCTTCTTGACCAGGAACAGCCCGGTGTGGAGGTCGACCCGTTCGGGGCCGATGCGGTAGCGGGTGCGGCGCCACCGGACGTAGTCGCCGGCCGCGGCGCAGCCGATCAACAGGACGGAGCCGGCCAGGACCCAGGCGATCGCCGTGGCGA encodes the following:
- a CDS encoding PH domain-containing protein, which encodes MSAGAAVPPAAAGDDHHADGPYGPGGPGGPGDPDTATVVGWRRLDRRTVLVNALVVAGVAAGAAVPTTLGLSGRFGFATAIAWVLAGSVLLIGCAAAGDYVRWRRTRYRIGPERVDLHTGLFLVKKRSLARERIRSVDLTAHPLQRVLGLVTVRIGTGEHSGGDSTLELDPVSGAEGERLRRELLARAATDGPGTHREGELVALDPRWIRYAPVSFVAPALGGAAAGAVMQVSEWFGAQGRVIAWVGDRFRDTSLPAMIVVLVLGAVLVGAVGALGLWIEMWWGYRLEREPGGTLRIRRGLLTSRSISIEERRLRGVDLVEPLGVRMCGAARVDAITTGLAKDDEEQHGDHNTLLPPAPRSLADTVAAEVLRETTSPTGAPLVRHPAAARGRRLRRALWAVLVPVAVLALLGALLTPVLLWIALACAVLGLPVGLLLARDAYRGLGHAVSGDYLVVRSGTVRRSTAALERAGVIGWTIGQTYFQRRAGVLSVTATTAAGSGAYTAHDVDPSEGLDFAAGAVPGLLEPFLERTPPTTG
- the pgl gene encoding 6-phosphogluconolactonase, whose amino-acid sequence is MSTPQLVVHRDKELMARAAAARLITRVVDAQAARGHASVVLTGGRNGNGLLAALAAAPARDAIDWARLDLWWGDERFLPEGDPERNVTQARAALLDSVPLDPSRVHAMPASDGPFGNDADSAAAWYAAELAAAAGPEDHGPVPTFDVLMLGVGPDTHVASLFPELPAVRETERTVVGVHGAPKPPPTRVSLTLPAIRAAREVWLLAAGEDKAEAAEIALSGAGEIQAPAAGAYGRGRTLWLMDAAAASRLPRALYPPASA